A stretch of Prunus dulcis chromosome 6, ALMONDv2, whole genome shotgun sequence DNA encodes these proteins:
- the LOC117630263 gene encoding NAC domain-containing protein 43-like — MAEDGYAYDRVPPGYHFCPSEQELLLYYLRPKVNAEEVPGENHVVFDFNLYSDQPRKIWDHFQTTRQNDLKMSNDLYFFTELQTKTTNGSRVSRTVGGGTWKGEDGGKKICAPGTDHVIGIKKRFRYENKGSAEHGKWLMNEFELGQSLIHNRQY; from the exons ATGGCTGAGGATGGTTATGCTTATGATCGTGTGCCTCCAGGCTACCACTTTTGCCCCTCGGAACAAGAACTCCTTCTCTACTACCTTCGCCCTAAGGTAAACGCTGAGGAGGTACCCGGGGAAAACCACGTCGTTTTTGACTTCAATCTATACAGTGACCAACCTCGGAAGATATGGGATCACTTCCAAACAACAAGACAAAACGATTTGAAGATGAGCAACGACCTCTACTTCTTCACTGAGCTTCAGACAAAGACCACAAATGGCTCGCGTGTATCCCGAACTGTTGGGGGCGGCACCTGGAAAGGCGAAGATGGGGGCAAAAAAATATGTGCTCCGGGAACTGACCATGTTATAGGAATCAAAAAGAGGTTTCGCTATGAGAATAAGGGGTCTGCAGAGCATGGCAAGTGGCTCATGAATGAATTCGAACTTGGTCAATCCCTGATACACAACAGACAA tattGA